Proteins from a genomic interval of Watersipora subatra chromosome 10, tzWatSuba1.1, whole genome shotgun sequence:
- the LOC137407221 gene encoding uncharacterized protein yields MSASGETKPEKFVKPLDLSSGNLATAWKVFKEQFNIYVIVKKLRELTVDEQIGHMLMAMGSDSVPVYNQFTFVPSDENKKKTLANCIKFFDAYFEPVKNVIFERSVFNKMTQQPGQSLHQFIVKLQVQSENCDYGDMRDDLVRDRIVVGVRDIELRKYLIDVPDLTLRLCIQKAKQYVSNQEHVAAMASTSGAQCPGKEEYAGNVDSVQRYKPKSSKQMTDTEENRSSNAKDQPCSKCGKWKHFGGRCPAERSSCNKCKRRGHWAKMCKGAQHVSALEENDDGVDSLFLGNYQ; encoded by the coding sequence ATGTCTGCTAGTGGAGAAACCAAGCCTGAAAAGTTCGTAAAGCCCTTGGATTTGTCCTCAGGCAACCTGGCTACCGCCTGGAAAGTTTTTAAAGagcagtttaatatatatgtgaTTGTGAAGAAACTACGAGAACTCACTGTAGACGAACAGATCGGCCACATGCTTATGGCCATGGGTAGTGACTCGGTACCAGTTTACAATCAGTTCACCTTCGTGCCATCTGacgaaaacaaaaagaaaacactGGCCAACtgcatcaaattttttgatgcGTATTTTGAGCctgttaaaaatgttatttttgagCGCTCAGTGTTTAATAAGATGACTCAGCAACCTGGCCAATCTCTTCACCAGTTTATAGTTAAACTCCAAGTTCAGAGTGAGAATTGTGACTACGGGGATATGCGAGATGACTTGGTAAGGGATAGAATAGTGGTGGGGGTGCGTGACATCGAGCTTCGCAAGTACCTGATTGATGTGCCTGATCTCACACTCAGGTTATGCATTCAAAAGGCGAAGCAATATGTATCAAATCAGGAGCATGTAGCTGCAATGGCGTCTACGTCTGGGGCTCAGTGTCCCGGTAAAGAAGAGTATGCTGGGAATGTAGACTCGGTACAGCGATATAAACCTAAATCATCTAAACAAATGACTGACACTGAAGAAAACAGGAGCAGTAACGCAAAGGACCAGCCATGCTCAAAATGTGGAAAGTGGAAGCATTTTGGTGGTCGTTGCCCGGCAGAAAGGTCAAGCTGCAACAAATGCAAGAGAAGAGGTCACTGGGCAAAAATGTGCAAAGGAGCCCAGCACGTATCTGCTCTGGAGGAAAATGACGATGGAGTAGATAGCTTGTTTTTAGGAAATTACCAATGA